A stretch of Microbacterium sp. 4R-513 DNA encodes these proteins:
- a CDS encoding ThuA domain-containing protein, whose translation MPDVLNVLILSGHMTREHDNEFRSFRLHSQWITTLLEDTGRFKVRVVEDPRGLGADIIDKYDVLIVVFEGRDGFFEKAVGFGAETDAAILKFVHDDGKGIVWFHGSAAQEDRWGYPEEYNVMRGAKLSAYETGLRPRPWGEAQLDTVEPRHPITEGISARWTVTGDDILTGVDLYEGAQVLLTTFDDLEAYEKAPVWPMSHYPVEIPEGGIAELNGMNTDQPIAWINEYGEGRSFTITIGHDIDTFRRIEFIRMFPRGVEWAATGSVSLEGPDRRGERRFLPWPYYNHEG comes from the coding sequence ATGCCCGATGTGTTGAATGTCCTGATCCTCTCGGGTCACATGACCCGCGAGCATGACAACGAGTTCCGCAGCTTCCGGCTGCACAGCCAGTGGATCACGACGCTGCTCGAAGACACCGGGCGCTTCAAGGTGCGCGTGGTCGAGGACCCGCGTGGCCTCGGCGCCGACATCATCGACAAGTACGACGTCCTCATCGTCGTGTTCGAGGGTCGCGACGGGTTCTTCGAGAAGGCCGTCGGATTCGGAGCCGAGACGGATGCCGCGATCCTGAAGTTCGTGCACGACGACGGCAAGGGCATCGTGTGGTTCCACGGCTCGGCCGCGCAGGAGGACCGGTGGGGCTACCCCGAGGAGTACAACGTCATGCGGGGCGCGAAGCTCAGCGCCTACGAGACCGGTCTTCGCCCGCGGCCGTGGGGCGAGGCGCAGCTCGACACGGTCGAGCCGCGGCATCCCATCACCGAGGGGATCAGCGCCCGCTGGACGGTGACCGGCGACGACATCCTCACGGGGGTCGACCTCTACGAGGGTGCGCAGGTGCTGCTGACGACCTTCGACGATCTCGAGGCCTATGAGAAGGCGCCGGTGTGGCCCATGTCGCATTACCCGGTGGAGATCCCTGAGGGCGGCATCGCCGAGCTGAACGGCATGAACACCGACCAGCCCATCGCGTGGATCAACGAGTACGGCGAGGGGCGGTCGTTCACCATCACGATCGGCCACGACATCGACACGTTCCGTCGGATCGAGTTCATCCGGATGTTCCCGCGCGGCGTCGAGTGGGCCGCGACCGGCTCCGTGTCGCTGGAGGGACCCGACCGCCGGGGCGAGCGCCGCTTCCTCCCGTGGCCGTACTACAACCACGAAGGATGA
- a CDS encoding Gfo/Idh/MocA family oxidoreductase: MTGELRIGILGAGGIAERAMVEPSREVDGVRVDAIGARDPERAEAFAERLDLPKHGDYETILSDPDIDLVYLALPPITHAAWGVRALRAGKHVLCEKPLSVNGTTAAAIAEAAAETGRRAFVGFHYRLHGFTQRLLEVIASGVLGDVERADIDFSIPHFVVKPGNIRLDGDLGGGAVMDVGCYAVDLLRAAWGEPVVESATAVLYEDDPRIDLQTDAVLRLPSGAPASVRASFLGDDKGAMSLRVSGSAAELVATSVIVPQWGATLRVTAGGDVVIDAKAAEGENSYARQLEHLVAVLADGSPSILDAERGVGTMRVVDDIYRAAGLEPR; this comes from the coding sequence GTGACGGGAGAACTGAGGATCGGCATCCTGGGCGCAGGTGGCATCGCGGAGCGGGCGATGGTGGAGCCTTCGCGGGAGGTCGACGGTGTGCGTGTCGACGCGATCGGCGCACGCGACCCGGAACGCGCGGAGGCCTTCGCCGAGCGGCTGGACCTGCCGAAGCACGGCGACTACGAGACGATCCTCTCGGATCCCGACATCGACCTCGTCTACCTCGCACTGCCTCCGATCACGCACGCCGCGTGGGGAGTCCGCGCCCTCCGGGCGGGGAAGCATGTGCTGTGCGAGAAGCCGCTGTCGGTGAACGGCACGACCGCTGCGGCGATCGCGGAGGCCGCCGCCGAGACGGGCCGGCGCGCGTTCGTGGGCTTCCACTACCGGCTGCACGGCTTCACCCAGCGTCTGCTCGAAGTGATCGCCTCCGGCGTGCTGGGCGATGTCGAGCGTGCCGACATCGACTTCAGCATCCCGCACTTCGTCGTGAAGCCCGGCAACATCCGGCTCGACGGCGACCTCGGCGGCGGCGCCGTCATGGACGTCGGCTGCTATGCGGTCGACCTCCTGCGCGCCGCGTGGGGCGAGCCCGTGGTCGAGTCCGCGACGGCGGTGCTCTACGAAGATGATCCGCGGATCGACCTGCAGACGGATGCCGTCCTCCGGCTGCCGTCGGGTGCGCCGGCCTCTGTGCGGGCGTCGTTTCTCGGCGACGACAAGGGCGCCATGTCGCTGCGGGTGTCCGGCTCGGCAGCGGAGCTCGTGGCGACGAGCGTCATCGTGCCGCAGTGGGGAGCAACGCTGCGCGTCACCGCGGGCGGCGATGTCGTGATCGACGCGAAGGCCGCCGAGGGCGAGAACAGCTACGCGCGCCAACTGGAGCACCTCGTGGCCGTGCTCGCCGACGGCTCGCCGAGCATCCTCGACGCCGAGCGCGGCGTCGGCACGATGCGCGTCGTCGACGACATCTACCGGGCTGCGGGGCTCGAACCCCGCTGA
- a CDS encoding ROK family transcriptional regulator, with product MELFQLLRDGTPRTRAQLAKSTGLARSTIAARVDELMRMGLIMPVADAASTGGRPPSQFALNPSARVVLAADIGASHTTVAVMDLTGAILAKRSEQLAVTEGPVAVLTSMVDAASALLDEAGRDIRSLVAIGIGVPGPVEHSTGQPVNPPIMPGWDRFDVPGWVQQHLQVPVLVDNDVNIMALGERATAWPTTTHLMFVKVATGIGAGVISGGELQRGAQGVAGDIGHVRVARGSDVPCHCGNVGCLEALASGPAIARSLREQGVSAQNSSDVIALVKRGNLDAIQAVRQAGRDIGEVLTACVSLMNPSVIALGGSMARVGEHLIAGVREVVYMRSMPLATEHLAIVPSAAAENAAVLGAGMLAIEHALSPEAFHSLAG from the coding sequence ATGGAGCTGTTCCAGTTGCTGCGTGACGGCACACCGCGCACGCGTGCGCAGCTCGCCAAGTCGACGGGACTCGCACGATCGACGATCGCGGCGCGCGTCGATGAGCTCATGCGGATGGGCCTCATCATGCCGGTGGCGGATGCCGCGTCCACCGGTGGGCGGCCGCCTTCGCAGTTCGCGCTCAATCCGAGCGCACGCGTCGTGCTCGCCGCCGACATCGGCGCCTCGCACACGACCGTGGCCGTCATGGACCTGACCGGGGCGATCCTCGCGAAGCGCAGCGAGCAGCTCGCCGTGACCGAGGGACCCGTGGCGGTGCTGACGTCGATGGTGGACGCCGCCTCCGCGCTGCTCGACGAGGCGGGCCGCGACATCCGTTCGCTCGTCGCGATCGGCATCGGCGTGCCCGGACCGGTCGAGCACTCGACGGGGCAGCCCGTCAACCCGCCAATCATGCCGGGGTGGGATCGGTTCGACGTGCCCGGCTGGGTTCAGCAGCACCTGCAGGTGCCTGTGCTCGTCGACAACGACGTCAACATCATGGCCCTCGGCGAGCGCGCGACCGCGTGGCCGACGACGACGCATCTGATGTTCGTGAAGGTCGCGACCGGCATCGGCGCGGGGGTCATCTCGGGCGGCGAGCTGCAGCGGGGCGCCCAGGGCGTCGCGGGCGACATCGGTCACGTGCGCGTCGCACGCGGCTCGGACGTGCCCTGCCACTGCGGGAACGTGGGATGCCTCGAAGCCCTCGCCTCCGGTCCCGCCATCGCCCGCTCGCTGCGCGAGCAGGGGGTCAGCGCGCAGAACAGCAGCGACGTCATCGCGCTCGTCAAGCGCGGCAACCTCGACGCGATCCAGGCGGTGCGCCAGGCCGGGCGGGACATCGGCGAAGTGCTCACGGCGTGCGTGAGCCTCATGAACCCCTCGGTCATCGCGCTCGGCGGGTCGATGGCCCGCGTCGGCGAGCACCTCATCGCGGGCGTGCGCGAGGTCGTCTACATGCGGTCGATGCCCCTCGCCACCGAGCACCTCGCGATCGTGCCGTCGGCCGCGGCCGAGAACGCGGCCGTGCTGGGGGCCGGGATGCTCGCGATCGAGCACGCGCTGTCGCCCGAGGCCTTCCACTCCCTCGCCGGCTGA
- a CDS encoding ABC transporter permease encodes MLRRVLSGSVGRNLGLVVALLLIFIVGAITAGDTFTSVNNMLVILRQASIIGVISIGMTFVIISGGIDLSVGSVMGLASVVATLDAMQDFADRSHWIVMVIAALAVGVAAGLINGVVIAYGKVVAFMATLAMLVAARGLAEILAERRTLVIRERGFVTFFNADFLGVDVLIWIFVLVAVVGWILLNRTTFGRRTVAIGGNREAARLAGINVRRHTVWLYAISGLTAGIAAVMILGRTTAGTSTHGTLYELDAIAAVVVGGTLLVGGRGTITGTVLGVLIFATLSNVFIQNNLSSSVQAVAKGIIIVVAVLLQQRFAKPTGRAT; translated from the coding sequence ATGCTCCGGCGCGTCCTCAGCGGATCGGTCGGACGCAACCTCGGCCTCGTGGTAGCGCTGCTGCTGATCTTCATCGTCGGCGCGATCACCGCGGGCGACACCTTCACGAGCGTCAACAACATGCTCGTCATCCTGCGTCAGGCCTCGATCATCGGCGTGATCTCGATCGGCATGACGTTCGTCATCATCTCGGGCGGGATCGATCTGTCGGTCGGCTCGGTGATGGGCCTCGCCTCGGTCGTCGCGACCCTCGACGCGATGCAGGACTTCGCCGACCGCAGCCACTGGATCGTCATGGTCATCGCGGCGCTCGCCGTCGGTGTCGCAGCCGGCCTCATCAACGGCGTCGTCATCGCGTACGGCAAGGTCGTCGCGTTCATGGCGACCCTCGCGATGCTCGTCGCGGCGCGCGGTCTCGCCGAGATCCTCGCCGAGCGGCGCACGCTCGTCATCCGCGAGCGCGGATTCGTCACGTTCTTCAACGCCGACTTCCTCGGCGTCGACGTGCTGATCTGGATCTTCGTGCTCGTCGCGGTCGTCGGCTGGATCCTCCTCAACCGCACGACCTTCGGCCGCCGCACGGTCGCGATCGGCGGCAACCGCGAGGCGGCGCGCCTCGCGGGCATCAACGTCCGCCGGCACACCGTGTGGCTCTACGCGATCTCGGGCCTCACCGCCGGCATCGCCGCCGTCATGATCCTCGGGCGCACGACGGCCGGGACGTCGACGCACGGCACGCTCTACGAACTCGACGCGATCGCAGCGGTCGTCGTCGGCGGCACGCTCCTCGTGGGCGGTCGCGGCACGATCACGGGCACCGTTCTCGGCGTCCTCATCTTCGCGACGCTGTCGAACGTGTTCATCCAGAACAACCTCTCGTCGTCGGTGCAGGCGGTCGCCAAGGGCATCATCATCGTCGTCGCCGTGCTCCTGCAGCAGCGCTTCGCCAAGCCGACCGGCCGAGCCACGTGA
- a CDS encoding sugar ABC transporter ATP-binding protein — MIKDDHSSSLLEVKGAAKAFAGVKALRGVDLQVLPGEVHCILGQNGAGKSTLIKLLAGVYRPDEGTIVWRGEDVEIPDPQAAIGLGIATMYQELDVVDGLTIAENIFLGHELARGGFTKRSEAAKQTRELLRRLGHGNLSPHAEVGQLSAANKQIVSMARALSHDIKLIIMDEPSAVLDTEEVKNLFHVVRELTSSGIAVVYITHRLEEIRQIGDRITVLKDGRSMASGLPVADTPTSELIRLMTGRSVENVFPPAVPIPADSPTMLTVENLSLADVFEDVSFSVRAGEIVGLAGLVGSGRSEILETIYGARKRSGGTVSVAGKPLPRGSVTKAVSAGIGLSPEERKSQGLVLDEPIFVNVTLSSFGRFAKAGFLDERAERRTAREQIEALELRPPDPDRAALTLSGGNQQKILLARWLVHGTRVLLLDEPTRGVDVGARSEIYSLIRRLAAAGNAVVIVSSEIEEVLGLADTVLVIAEGRVLSILPASDIDEHGVLDLVMKGTAA, encoded by the coding sequence GTGATCAAAGATGACCACTCATCGTCGTTACTCGAGGTGAAGGGCGCGGCCAAGGCCTTCGCGGGCGTGAAGGCGCTGCGGGGCGTCGACCTGCAGGTGCTGCCGGGCGAGGTGCACTGCATCCTCGGGCAGAACGGTGCGGGCAAGTCGACGCTCATCAAGCTGCTCGCCGGGGTCTACCGACCCGACGAGGGCACGATCGTGTGGCGCGGGGAGGATGTCGAGATCCCCGACCCGCAGGCCGCCATCGGGCTCGGCATCGCCACGATGTACCAGGAGCTCGACGTCGTCGACGGCCTGACGATCGCCGAGAACATCTTCCTCGGCCACGAGCTCGCTCGCGGCGGCTTCACGAAGCGATCCGAGGCCGCCAAGCAGACCCGCGAGCTGCTGCGCCGCCTCGGCCACGGCAACCTCTCGCCGCACGCCGAGGTGGGGCAGCTCTCGGCGGCCAACAAGCAGATCGTCTCGATGGCGCGGGCGCTGTCCCACGACATCAAGCTCATCATCATGGACGAGCCGAGCGCCGTTCTCGACACCGAAGAGGTCAAGAACCTCTTCCACGTCGTCCGCGAGCTGACCAGCTCCGGCATCGCCGTCGTCTACATCACGCACCGCCTCGAGGAGATCCGGCAGATCGGCGACCGCATCACGGTGCTGAAGGACGGACGAAGCATGGCGAGCGGGCTGCCGGTCGCCGATACGCCCACCAGCGAGCTCATCCGCCTCATGACCGGCCGCTCGGTCGAGAACGTCTTCCCGCCGGCGGTCCCCATCCCGGCCGATTCCCCGACGATGCTCACTGTCGAGAACCTCTCGCTCGCCGACGTCTTCGAGGATGTGTCGTTCAGCGTCCGCGCCGGCGAGATCGTCGGGCTCGCGGGCCTCGTCGGGTCGGGGCGCTCCGAGATCCTCGAGACCATCTACGGCGCCCGCAAGCGGTCGGGCGGTACGGTGTCGGTCGCCGGCAAGCCGCTCCCACGCGGCTCGGTCACGAAAGCCGTCTCGGCGGGGATCGGCCTGTCGCCCGAGGAGCGCAAGAGCCAAGGACTCGTGCTCGACGAGCCGATCTTCGTCAACGTCACACTCTCGTCGTTCGGGCGCTTCGCGAAGGCGGGCTTCCTCGATGAACGCGCCGAGCGCCGCACCGCACGGGAGCAGATCGAGGCGCTCGAGCTGCGCCCGCCCGACCCCGACCGCGCGGCGCTGACACTCTCGGGCGGCAACCAGCAGAAGATCCTGCTCGCGCGATGGCTCGTGCACGGCACGCGCGTGCTGCTGCTCGACGAGCCGACCCGCGGCGTGGATGTCGGAGCCCGCTCCGAGATCTACTCGCTCATCCGCCGCCTCGCCGCCGCCGGCAACGCCGTGGTCATCGTCTCGAGCGAGATCGAGGAGGTGCTCGGCCTCGCCGACACGGTGCTCGTGATCGCAGAGGGCCGGGTGCTCAGCATCCTTCCCGCCTCCGACATCGACGAGCACGGAGTGCTCGACCTGGTCATGAAAGGAACAGCCGCGTGA
- a CDS encoding substrate-binding domain-containing protein, which yields MRSLRKAGARTFVAGIVALTAVGLLAGCTDNGGDSENVVDQGTTSDENQASGDTVTIGFSGPAADHGWLGAINSGAQAAADSFDDVELKIAEGTNDASAQIAAVETFINDKVDAIVLLPTDGAALTEVAIKAMQAGIPVINVDREFSSPFAARSTILGDNYGMGVSAGTYICEQLGDKPDAIVAEIAGIDSLPLTQDRSKGFADALDDCGLEVSARVAADFTVQGGEAAASQLLSANPHIDAIWNHDDDQGVGVLAAIDAAGRNEFFMMGGAGSKNAMDAIKADDSVLKATVIYPSTQAADGIALARLIAQSKTLSDIVTPSVPNRIVLDAPVVTKENVDQYYDLAFES from the coding sequence ATGCGTTCACTTCGGAAGGCGGGTGCCCGGACCTTCGTCGCAGGCATCGTGGCCCTCACAGCGGTCGGACTGCTGGCGGGCTGCACGGACAACGGCGGAGACAGCGAGAACGTCGTCGACCAGGGCACGACGAGCGACGAGAACCAGGCGAGCGGCGACACCGTCACGATCGGCTTCTCGGGGCCGGCCGCCGACCACGGCTGGCTTGGCGCGATCAACTCCGGCGCGCAGGCGGCGGCCGACAGCTTCGACGACGTCGAGCTGAAGATCGCGGAGGGCACCAACGACGCGAGCGCGCAGATCGCCGCTGTCGAGACGTTCATCAACGACAAGGTCGACGCCATCGTCCTGCTCCCGACCGACGGGGCGGCGCTCACCGAGGTCGCGATCAAGGCGATGCAGGCGGGCATCCCGGTGATCAACGTCGACCGCGAGTTCTCGAGCCCCTTCGCCGCCCGCAGCACGATTCTGGGCGACAACTACGGCATGGGCGTCTCGGCCGGCACGTACATCTGCGAGCAGCTCGGCGACAAGCCCGACGCCATTGTCGCCGAGATCGCCGGCATCGACTCGCTCCCCCTCACGCAGGACCGGTCGAAGGGCTTCGCCGACGCCCTCGACGACTGCGGCCTCGAGGTGAGCGCCCGGGTCGCGGCCGACTTCACGGTGCAGGGCGGGGAGGCCGCGGCATCCCAGCTCCTCTCGGCCAACCCGCACATCGACGCCATCTGGAACCACGACGACGACCAGGGCGTCGGCGTCCTCGCCGCGATCGACGCCGCCGGCCGCAACGAGTTCTTCATGATGGGCGGCGCGGGGTCGAAGAACGCCATGGACGCGATCAAGGCCGACGACTCGGTGCTCAAGGCGACGGTCATCTACCCGTCGACGCAGGCGGCCGACGGCATCGCCCTGGCCCGTCTCATCGCGCAGAGCAAGACGCTGAGCGACATCGTGACGCCGAGCGTTCCGAACCGCATCGTGCTGGACGCTCCTGTCGTGACGAAGGAGAACGTCGACCAGTACTACGACCTGGCGTTCGAGTCCTGA
- a CDS encoding Gfo/Idh/MocA family oxidoreductase → MIGYGFMGAAHSQGWRVAPRFFDLPLSPSMDVVVGRDAAAVAAAAEKWGWRETATDWREVIARDDVDVIDIVTPGDTHAEIAIASLEAGKHVLCEKPLANTVAEAEAMTDAASRAAARGVRSMVGFTYRRVPAATFARDLVAAGRIGEIRQVRAEYLQDWLMDAEAPLTWRMQKERAGSGALGDIGAHAIDLTEYITGQRVETVSGILETIVAERPLLGEGVGLSGTAREERGAVTVDDLALFTGRLSSGALASFEATRFRTGRKNALRIEIAGSLGALSFDLERMNELGFYDATAPGTELGFRRILVTEHDHPYLAPWWPTGHMLGYEHGFSHQVADFVTAIAEGSQPEPSFEDGLHIQRVLAAVERSSDDGSAWTPTDS, encoded by the coding sequence ATGATCGGCTACGGCTTCATGGGCGCCGCGCATTCGCAGGGCTGGCGCGTCGCCCCGCGCTTCTTCGATCTGCCCCTGTCGCCGTCGATGGACGTCGTCGTGGGGCGGGATGCCGCGGCCGTCGCCGCCGCGGCCGAGAAGTGGGGCTGGCGCGAGACCGCGACCGACTGGCGCGAGGTCATCGCCCGTGACGACGTCGACGTCATCGACATCGTCACGCCGGGCGACACGCACGCCGAGATCGCGATCGCCTCGCTCGAGGCCGGCAAGCACGTCCTGTGCGAGAAGCCCCTGGCCAACACGGTGGCCGAAGCCGAGGCGATGACGGATGCCGCGTCCCGCGCCGCTGCCCGCGGCGTGCGGTCGATGGTCGGCTTCACATACCGCCGGGTCCCCGCCGCCACCTTCGCGCGCGACCTGGTCGCCGCGGGGCGGATCGGCGAGATCCGCCAGGTGCGGGCGGAGTACCTGCAGGACTGGCTGATGGACGCCGAGGCGCCGCTCACGTGGCGCATGCAGAAGGAGCGCGCCGGTTCGGGCGCCCTCGGCGACATCGGGGCCCATGCGATCGACCTCACCGAATACATCACGGGGCAGCGGGTCGAGACCGTCTCGGGAATCCTCGAGACGATCGTGGCCGAGCGCCCGCTGCTCGGCGAAGGCGTGGGGCTGTCGGGCACGGCACGCGAGGAGCGGGGCGCCGTGACCGTCGACGACCTGGCGCTCTTCACGGGACGGCTCTCGTCAGGCGCTCTGGCGTCGTTCGAGGCCACCCGGTTCCGCACCGGCCGCAAGAACGCGCTCCGCATCGAGATCGCCGGGTCGCTCGGCGCCCTGTCGTTCGACCTCGAGCGCATGAACGAGCTCGGCTTCTACGACGCGACGGCGCCCGGGACGGAGCTCGGCTTCCGCCGCATCCTCGTGACCGAGCACGACCACCCGTACCTCGCGCCGTGGTGGCCGACGGGGCACATGCTCGGGTACGAGCACGGCTTCAGCCACCAGGTGGCGGACTTCGTCACGGCGATCGCCGAGGGCTCTCAGCCCGAGCCGTCGTTCGAGGACGGCCTGCACATCCAGCGCGTCCTCGCCGCGGTGGAACGCAGCTCCGACGACGGCAGTGCCTGGACCCCCACCGACAGCTGA
- a CDS encoding sugar phosphate isomerase/epimerase codes for MPLPILLPDALSSTESGFALRVSLPWIRSLPLASVTDLAVSIDGEPVDIVVALERHRVAPSALAFESGWWFLQDRLTLEGRRMLRPGAHDVTVSFTLVVPYLQAGPDGPLTLPFRADAALTLDAPPQAPASVVDRAEREEPPRIDEEAPSSAWDLGASAFNWTPEVIRAVRPATDLALGIVEDGVSSTIEIEPGQLWRSFPEPSASEVDAFRSRMEAVGGTVSILGGSLDDWALPARRRSVDERVAFLEPQLRAAALLGARGVRVPFGQAGPELLRRLQPVLAEHDVVLYEEIQGQQTLDVPAIAENLEVLHALDDPRIRVLIDISMLMPSLPPSYLDELREGGVAPALVERLDTAWREPETHAAVISALRGGDVPPAVHTLFMNLLIRFGRSTVADIEPLLPLTAGVHLKFWDLDDADGRVSRPIADIGTALQRVGFTGTLTSEWGGHEWLDDDSATMTRAHLALARTALAGASVTVA; via the coding sequence GTGCCGCTCCCGATCCTGCTGCCCGACGCGCTGTCGTCGACCGAGTCCGGCTTCGCCCTCCGCGTCAGCCTCCCCTGGATCCGCTCCCTTCCGCTCGCGAGCGTGACCGACCTCGCCGTGTCGATCGACGGCGAGCCCGTCGACATCGTCGTGGCGCTCGAACGGCACCGCGTCGCGCCGTCGGCGCTCGCCTTCGAGTCCGGCTGGTGGTTCCTGCAGGACCGGCTCACGCTCGAAGGGAGACGGATGCTGCGCCCCGGCGCCCACGACGTGACGGTGTCGTTCACGCTGGTCGTTCCGTACCTCCAGGCCGGCCCCGATGGTCCGCTGACGCTGCCCTTCCGCGCCGATGCCGCCCTCACCCTCGACGCGCCGCCGCAGGCACCCGCCTCGGTCGTGGACCGAGCGGAGCGGGAGGAACCGCCGCGGATCGACGAGGAAGCGCCCTCCTCCGCGTGGGACCTCGGCGCGAGCGCCTTCAACTGGACTCCCGAGGTGATCCGCGCCGTCCGGCCCGCCACCGACCTCGCCCTCGGCATCGTCGAGGACGGCGTCTCATCGACGATCGAGATCGAGCCCGGTCAGCTGTGGCGCTCGTTCCCCGAGCCGTCCGCGAGCGAGGTGGATGCCTTCCGCTCGCGGATGGAAGCCGTCGGCGGCACCGTGAGCATCCTCGGCGGGAGCCTCGACGACTGGGCGCTGCCGGCCCGGCGACGGAGCGTCGACGAGCGCGTCGCGTTCCTCGAGCCGCAGCTGCGCGCCGCGGCCCTCCTCGGAGCCCGAGGTGTGCGGGTGCCGTTCGGCCAGGCGGGTCCGGAGCTGCTGCGGCGACTCCAGCCCGTCCTCGCCGAGCACGACGTCGTGCTGTACGAGGAGATCCAGGGACAGCAGACGCTCGACGTGCCGGCGATCGCCGAGAACCTGGAGGTGCTCCACGCACTCGACGACCCGCGCATCCGCGTGCTCATCGACATCAGCATGCTGATGCCGTCGCTTCCGCCGAGCTACCTCGACGAGCTGCGCGAGGGCGGCGTGGCCCCCGCCCTCGTCGAGCGGTTGGACACCGCCTGGCGGGAGCCGGAGACGCACGCGGCCGTCATCTCGGCGCTCCGCGGAGGAGACGTTCCGCCCGCCGTGCACACGCTGTTCATGAACCTCCTGATCCGCTTCGGGCGATCGACGGTGGCCGACATCGAGCCGCTTCTGCCGCTCACCGCCGGGGTGCACCTCAAGTTCTGGGACCTCGACGACGCCGACGGCCGGGTCTCGCGGCCCATCGCCGACATCGGCACGGCGCTGCAGCGCGTCGGCTTCACGGGCACGCTGACGAGCGAGTGGGGCGGCCACGAGTGGCTCGACGACGACTCCGCCACGATGACCCGCGCGCACCTCGCCCTCGCCAGGACGGCGCTGGCCGGGGCATCCGTCACCGTCGCCTGA
- a CDS encoding ROK family protein — protein sequence MAKESTLRFGAQTDEVTSLLRIVNMVRTHEASTRPEIGRVTGLGRGVVTQRVDQAIDMGFLEDGEFGPSSGGRAPRTLRFRSERGRIVVCALGALHIHVGVALLEGDIIDQTHRAWDISRGPAETLDTAMAMLDELLERTPDVPVWGVAVGVPGPVDFLTGRPVAPPIMPGWNGFDVRRKFEQRYSAPVWVDNDVNLLALNERARRRDEHADLIYCKIGTGIGAGLLSQGRLHRGANGAAGDIGHVRVRDSDVPCRCGKIGCLEAVAGGWALVRDAEQAIADGATGYLARAAAEGETITPERISMAAEDGDAVAIALVQRSARVMGESIAALVNMFNPSTIVVGGAVPAAGEIFLAEVRHRVYELSLPLATRDLTIAQSVNDVREPLRGGAEMVREQLFDATFPRWFADGRPTVEGIFAVAA from the coding sequence ATGGCCAAGGAGTCCACACTGCGCTTCGGCGCCCAGACCGACGAAGTGACGAGCCTGCTGCGCATCGTCAACATGGTGCGCACCCACGAGGCATCCACGCGTCCCGAGATCGGCCGCGTGACGGGCCTCGGCCGCGGCGTCGTGACGCAGCGCGTCGACCAGGCGATCGACATGGGCTTCCTCGAGGACGGCGAGTTCGGTCCCTCCTCCGGCGGCCGCGCGCCCCGCACTCTCCGCTTCCGCAGCGAGCGGGGCCGCATCGTCGTCTGCGCCCTGGGAGCCCTGCACATCCACGTGGGCGTCGCGCTGCTCGAGGGCGACATCATCGACCAGACGCACCGCGCATGGGACATCTCGCGCGGGCCGGCGGAGACCCTCGACACGGCGATGGCGATGCTCGACGAGCTGCTCGAGCGCACCCCCGATGTGCCCGTCTGGGGCGTCGCGGTGGGCGTGCCCGGCCCCGTCGACTTCCTGACCGGCCGCCCCGTCGCGCCGCCGATCATGCCGGGGTGGAACGGCTTCGACGTCCGGCGCAAATTCGAGCAGCGCTACAGCGCGCCCGTCTGGGTCGACAACGACGTCAACCTCCTCGCCCTCAACGAGCGCGCGCGCCGGCGCGACGAGCACGCCGACCTCATCTACTGCAAGATCGGCACGGGCATCGGCGCGGGACTCCTCTCGCAGGGGCGCCTGCACCGAGGCGCGAACGGCGCCGCGGGCGACATCGGACACGTGCGCGTCCGCGACTCGGATGTGCCGTGCCGATGCGGGAAGATCGGATGCCTCGAGGCCGTCGCCGGCGGGTGGGCACTCGTCCGCGACGCCGAGCAGGCGATCGCGGACGGGGCGACCGGATACCTCGCGCGCGCTGCCGCGGAGGGCGAGACCATCACGCCGGAGCGGATCTCGATGGCCGCCGAGGACGGAGACGCCGTCGCGATCGCGCTCGTGCAGCGGTCCGCGCGGGTCATGGGCGAGTCGATCGCCGCCCTCGTCAACATGTTCAATCCGAGCACGATCGTCGTGGGCGGGGCCGTCCCCGCCGCCGGCGAGATCTTCCTGGCCGAGGTGCGGCACCGCGTGTACGAACTGTCGCTCCCCCTGGCGACGCGCGACCTCACGATCGCCCAGTCCGTGAACGACGTGCGGGAGCCGCTGCGCGGCGGCGCCGAGATGGTGCGGGAGCAGCTCTTCGACGCGACCTTCCCGCGGTGGTTCGCGGACGGTCGCCCGACCGTCGAGGGCATCTTCGCCGTGGCCGCCTGA